One Procambarus clarkii isolate CNS0578487 chromosome 15, FALCON_Pclarkii_2.0, whole genome shotgun sequence DNA segment encodes these proteins:
- the LOC123748182 gene encoding aggrecan core protein-like: MSSRQYPRDSALRSVPSGQCPQVSALGTVPSGQCPRDSAFRSVPSGQCPQDSAVRTVPSGLCPRDNALRSVPSGQCLPVSALGTVPSGQCPRDSAHRTVPSGQCPQDSAVRTVPSGQYPRDSAHRTVPSGQCSQVSAHRTVPSGQCPQVSALGTVPTGQCPRDSALGTVPSGQCPRDSALRSVPSGQCPQVSALGSVPSGQCPQVSALGTVPTGQCPKDSAVRTVPSGQSVPTGQCPRDSALRSVPTGQYPRDSALRTVPSEQCPQVSALRTVPSGQCPKDSAVRTVPSGQCRQDSALRAVPSGQCPQDSALGTVPSGQCPQDSTLGTVPSGQCPRDSAHRTVPSGQCPQVSALRTVPSGQCPQGSTPRTVP, translated from the exons ATGTCCTCAAGACAGTACCCTCGGGACAGTGCCCTCAGGTCAGTGCCCTCGGGACAGTGCCCTCAGGTCAGTGCCCTCGGGACAGTGCCCTCAGGTCAGTGCCCTCGGGACAGTGCCTTCCGGTCAGTGCCCTCGGGACAGTGCCCACAGGACAGTGCCGTCAGGACAGTGCCCTCAGGACTGTGCCCTCGGGACAATGCCCTCAGGTCAGTGCCCTCGGGACAGTGCCTTCCGGTCAGTGCCCTCGGGACAGTGCCCTCAGGTCAGTGCCCTCGGGACAGTGCCCACAGGACAGTGCCGTCAGGACAGTGCCCTCAGGACAGTGCCGTCAGGACAGTGCCCTCAGGGCAGTACCCTCGGGACAGTGCCCACAGGACAGTGCCCTCGGGACAGTGCTCTCAGGTCAGTGCCCACAGGACAGTACCCTCGGGACAGTGCCCTCAGGTCAGTGCCCTCGGGACAGTGCCCACAGGACAGTGCCCTCGGGACAGTGCCCTCGGGACAGTGCCCTCAGGACAGTGCCCTCGGGACAGTGCCCTCAGGTCAGTGCCCTCGGGACAGTGCCCTCAGGTAAGTGCCCTCGGGTCAGTGCCCTCGGGACAGTGCCCTCAGGTCAGTGCCCTTGGGACAGTGCCCACAGGACAGTGCCCTAAGGACAGTGCCGTCAGGACAGTGCCCTCAGGACA gtcggttcccacaggacaGTGCCCTCGGGACAGTGCCCTCAGGTCAGTGCCCACAGGACAGTACCCTCGGGACAGTGCCCTCAGGACAGTACCCTCAGAGCAGTGCCCTCAGGTCAGTGCCCTAAGGACAGTGCCATCAGGACAGTGCCCTAAGGACAGTGCCGTCAGGACAGTGCCCTCAGGACAGTGCCGTCAGGACAGTGCCCTCAGGGCAGTACCCTCGGGACAGTGCCCACAGGACAGTGCCCTCGGGACAGTGCCCTCAGGTCAGTGCCCACAGGACAGTACCCTCGGGACAGTGCCCTCAGGTCAGTGCCCTCGGGACAGTGCCCACAGGACAGTGCCCTCGGGACAGTGCCCTCAGGTCAGTGCCCTAAGGACAGTGCCGTCAGGACAGTGCCCTCAGGGCAGTACCCCCAGGACAGTgccatag